One window of Flavobacterium ammonificans genomic DNA carries:
- a CDS encoding SusC/RagA family TonB-linked outer membrane protein, giving the protein MKLKKLLFLPVFALCSMLAQAQIKGTVTSKEDGVPLPGASVIVSGTKQGTTTDFDGKYVLNGVSKDATLMISYIGYKTFKISVNSQTTINVQLESDMAQLNEVVLTGYSKQRKVDVTGAISVVDIGAIQGQGMSSGNAMQALQGRVPGLFVEKTGDPTGAASNILIRGISTLGDNSPLYVIDGVPTKRSEVFASLNPESIESIQVLKDASASSLYGSRAGNGVIVVSTKSGGKKERVTVSFNSNTSIQSEKKQRYEMMNSLQRGQVLYQASINDGVDPNSGYGSIYNFDWNGNFKNPVLNSITPKPFVGGDENVPVGDTDWQDVMYEKGFVYNNEVTISANSEKSSLMMNFGYLKNTGMLKHTNYDRYSAKINGSTKLFNDKVRVGVNTQFFTSNETLVSPDVGSAPTTGLAITLAPTIPVYDSKGEFAGPIGAGYSDRNNPLLMQYLNRWDNADKNSFFGNVFAEIDILKGLKFRTNAGLDFSDFKRKDIERKVNNGFIVRGNNRLIIDTNKFSSVVFSNTLNYDLEIGKNHKITTLLGYEYIRNDFDTFVAQADDFPFETEDFFVLNAATGARTSRGISTANTTLSQFGKINYAYSDRYLASFTLRRDGSSRFGENTRFGIFPATTVGWRISNEDFFKKNDIVSSLKLRAGYGIVGNQEIGDGARFGLFETRYGPNQNVFSPDFFNIYYNVGTAYDINGNNTGTLPSGFVRIQSENKDLKWEETAEYNYGVDFSLFKNNITGSFDYYTKKTTDILRAPRTIATQGEGANTVLNIADTEGRGWELALAYDKTFDNGFKLGISTNVSHFTDKITKLNKGGETDFGGTVENSILGRSLFSIFGYRSDGLFQSQEDVNNSPTQSLARPGSIKYVDINGDGVINVDDRDWLGTTLPKFEYGVTINLAYKNFDVSLFGSGVASRIGQDPYVFFNNFVSGRENGGVGLLNAWTPDNKNTNVPAATLAFNDTRTSDYTFRKNSYFKLRNLQIGYSLPKDFIARIGNISSARFYLQGENLLWIAHKDYIGPDPERTDVNRIPVPTVLSLGFNLNF; this is encoded by the coding sequence ATGAAATTAAAAAAACTTTTATTTCTGCCAGTATTTGCTCTTTGTAGTATGTTGGCACAAGCACAGATAAAAGGTACTGTTACCTCAAAAGAGGACGGAGTACCATTGCCTGGAGCTTCAGTTATTGTATCTGGTACAAAGCAAGGTACCACGACAGATTTTGACGGAAAATACGTTTTAAATGGCGTATCAAAAGACGCTACATTAATGATTAGCTATATTGGCTATAAAACATTTAAAATTTCAGTAAATAGTCAAACTACAATTAATGTTCAATTAGAAAGCGATATGGCGCAACTAAATGAAGTTGTGTTAACTGGATATTCTAAACAACGTAAAGTAGATGTAACTGGGGCTATTAGTGTTGTAGATATTGGAGCAATTCAAGGACAGGGTATGAGTTCTGGAAATGCGATGCAGGCTTTACAAGGACGTGTTCCAGGACTTTTTGTTGAAAAAACAGGAGATCCAACAGGTGCGGCTAGTAACATTTTAATTCGTGGAATTAGTACTCTAGGAGACAACAGCCCTCTTTATGTGATTGATGGAGTTCCAACCAAAAGGTCAGAAGTTTTTGCGAGTTTGAATCCTGAATCAATAGAGTCAATTCAAGTGTTAAAAGATGCATCAGCATCATCTCTTTATGGATCTAGAGCAGGTAATGGTGTTATTGTAGTCTCTACTAAAAGTGGAGGTAAGAAAGAGCGTGTTACGGTAAGCTTTAACTCAAATACATCCATTCAATCTGAGAAAAAGCAACGTTACGAAATGATGAACTCACTTCAAAGAGGGCAAGTTTTATATCAAGCGTCAATAAACGATGGAGTAGATCCAAATTCGGGTTATGGTTCAATTTACAATTTTGATTGGAACGGAAATTTCAAAAATCCTGTGTTAAACAGCATAACACCAAAGCCATTTGTTGGTGGGGATGAAAATGTACCAGTTGGAGATACTGATTGGCAAGACGTCATGTATGAAAAAGGTTTCGTTTATAATAATGAGGTAACTATTTCTGCAAATTCTGAAAAATCATCCTTAATGATGAATTTCGGCTATTTAAAGAATACAGGAATGTTAAAACATACCAATTATGACAGGTATTCCGCAAAAATAAACGGTAGTACAAAGTTATTTAACGACAAAGTTAGAGTTGGCGTTAATACACAGTTTTTTACTTCTAATGAAACTTTAGTTTCTCCAGATGTTGGTAGTGCTCCAACTACAGGTTTAGCAATTACTTTAGCTCCAACAATTCCAGTTTATGATAGTAAGGGTGAATTTGCTGGTCCTATTGGAGCGGGTTATTCCGATAGAAATAATCCATTGTTAATGCAATACTTAAATCGATGGGATAATGCTGACAAAAACAGTTTTTTTGGTAATGTCTTCGCAGAAATTGATATTTTAAAAGGTTTAAAGTTTAGAACAAATGCAGGTTTAGATTTTAGCGATTTTAAAAGAAAAGATATTGAACGTAAAGTAAACAATGGTTTTATTGTTAGAGGTAATAATCGTTTAATTATTGATACTAATAAGTTTTCAAGTGTTGTATTTTCTAATACTTTAAACTATGATTTAGAAATAGGGAAAAACCATAAAATTACAACCTTATTAGGTTACGAGTATATTAGAAATGACTTTGACACATTTGTAGCGCAAGCGGATGATTTCCCTTTTGAGACGGAAGACTTTTTTGTTTTAAATGCAGCTACTGGAGCTAGAACATCCAGAGGTATCTCAACTGCAAATACAACTCTTTCACAATTTGGAAAAATTAATTATGCTTATTCAGACAGATATTTGGCATCATTTACTTTACGCCGTGATGGTTCTTCTCGATTTGGTGAGAATACTCGATTTGGTATTTTTCCTGCAACAACTGTTGGTTGGAGAATAAGCAATGAGGACTTTTTTAAGAAAAACGATATCGTTTCTAGTTTGAAATTAAGAGCTGGTTATGGGATAGTAGGTAATCAAGAAATTGGTGATGGTGCTCGTTTTGGTTTATTCGAAACAAGATATGGACCTAATCAAAATGTATTTTCACCAGACTTTTTTAATATCTATTATAATGTAGGAACAGCATATGATATTAATGGAAATAATACAGGAACATTGCCTTCAGGATTTGTAAGAATTCAATCAGAGAATAAAGATTTAAAGTGGGAAGAAACAGCAGAATACAATTATGGTGTTGATTTCTCTTTATTTAAAAATAACATTACGGGTTCATTTGATTATTACACCAAAAAAACTACAGATATTTTACGTGCTCCTAGAACAATTGCAACGCAAGGTGAAGGTGCAAATACTGTATTAAATATTGCTGATACAGAAGGACGTGGTTGGGAATTAGCATTAGCTTATGACAAAACTTTTGATAACGGTTTTAAATTAGGGATTTCAACCAATGTATCTCATTTTACAGATAAAATAACGAAGCTTAATAAAGGAGGAGAAACAGATTTTGGAGGTACCGTTGAAAATTCAATTCTTGGACGTTCTTTATTCTCCATTTTTGGATATAGATCTGACGGTCTTTTTCAAAGTCAAGAAGATGTAAATAATAGTCCAACCCAAAGTTTGGCTAGACCAGGAAGTATTAAATATGTTGACATTAACGGCGACGGTGTTATAAACGTAGACGATAGAGATTGGTTAGGCACAACACTACCTAAATTTGAGTATGGAGTTACAATTAACTTAGCGTACAAGAATTTCGACGTATCTTTATTTGGATCAGGTGTTGCAAGTCGTATAGGTCAAGATCCGTATGTTTTCTTTAACAATTTTGTGTCCGGTAGAGAAAATGGAGGTGTTGGGCTCTTAAATGCGTGGACTCCAGATAATAAAAATACAAATGTTCCCGCTGCAACTTTAGCTTTTAATGATACAAGAACTTCAGATTATACATTTAGAAAAAATTCTTATTTCAAATTAAGAAATTTACAAATTGGATATTCTTTACCAAAAGATTTTATTGCTAGAATTGGTAATATTTCAAGTGCTAGATTTTATTTACAAGGAGAAAATTTACTTTGGATAGCACACAAAGATTATATCGGTCCAGATCCAGAACGAACAGATGTAAATAGAATACCAGTTCCAACGGTCCTTTCTTTAGGATTTAACTTAAACTTTTAA
- a CDS encoding RagB/SusD family nutrient uptake outer membrane protein yields the protein MRNNKLFLIGLLAMIFLSSCSSELLDYKPEGLLSKDDVSTAENLEGLVIAAYAGIANDEMVGPITHQWVYGSVRADDAYKGGGGIGDVDVIHRYEMYNLTIPDYGDWMTPKTWVNYYKAISRANFALELINETSETTFPNKKIRQAELRFLRAHSHFMLKLLFKKVPYIVETMSADEKAKASNDMTNEELWNKIAEDFLFAFNTLPQTQAEVGRADKSAAAAYLSKLRLYQAYEQNDTHKVVNINPTRLQEVISYADQVIGGLEPDFGNNFLFGHDNGPESIWAAQFSKNDGTLVSRVSFVTGLNSPHGTGLYGCCGFHLASQNMVNAFKTNANGLPLLDNFNQVDIFNEIDGSGKAPLASGVTLDPRIDHTVGIPGRPFKYRNRINNPNDMIYNFSWARDPGVYGYFGNMKEQQAPDCSCYVKEGPFVGTSKNIDFIRYADVLLWKAEALIQLNQISQGVSIINQIRTRANNSKNRPINAGASDVYNIKTYPLTLSKDEALKALKFERRLEFAMEGFRFFDLVRWGDAAEVLNGYIEVEKTKRSFLSNARFTAGRDEYYPIPQREIDVTGGLYKQNPGY from the coding sequence ATGAGAAACAATAAATTATTTTTAATTGGGCTGTTAGCGATGATTTTTCTATCATCTTGTAGCTCAGAACTTTTAGATTATAAACCAGAAGGATTATTATCAAAAGATGATGTTAGTACAGCCGAGAATTTAGAAGGGTTAGTTATAGCAGCTTACGCAGGTATAGCTAATGATGAAATGGTAGGCCCAATTACACATCAATGGGTGTATGGAAGTGTAAGGGCAGACGATGCCTACAAAGGTGGAGGAGGAATTGGTGATGTAGATGTAATTCACCGTTACGAAATGTATAATCTAACTATACCGGATTATGGAGATTGGATGACGCCAAAAACATGGGTGAACTATTATAAAGCGATTAGCCGTGCTAATTTTGCTTTAGAATTGATTAACGAAACTTCTGAAACTACTTTTCCAAATAAAAAAATCAGACAAGCAGAACTACGTTTTTTGAGAGCTCACAGTCATTTTATGTTAAAGTTGTTGTTTAAAAAAGTGCCTTATATAGTTGAAACTATGTCAGCCGATGAAAAGGCAAAAGCATCCAACGACATGACTAATGAAGAGTTGTGGAATAAGATTGCAGAGGATTTCTTATTTGCTTTCAATACTTTGCCACAAACACAAGCTGAAGTTGGAAGAGCAGATAAGAGCGCAGCAGCAGCCTACTTGTCTAAGTTAAGATTGTATCAAGCTTATGAGCAAAATGACACACATAAAGTGGTGAATATTAATCCTACAAGATTACAAGAAGTTATTTCGTATGCTGATCAAGTAATTGGGGGCTTAGAACCTGATTTTGGAAATAATTTTTTATTTGGGCATGATAACGGACCAGAGTCAATTTGGGCAGCTCAATTTTCTAAAAATGACGGAACTTTGGTTAGTAGAGTAAGTTTTGTTACTGGGCTAAATTCACCTCATGGTACAGGATTATACGGATGTTGCGGTTTTCACTTAGCAAGTCAAAATATGGTAAATGCCTTTAAAACAAATGCAAATGGTTTGCCACTATTGGATAATTTTAATCAGGTGGATATTTTTAACGAAATAGATGGAAGCGGTAAAGCACCATTAGCCTCTGGCGTGACATTAGACCCAAGAATTGATCATACTGTTGGAATTCCTGGAAGACCTTTTAAATATCGAAATAGAATTAACAACCCAAATGATATGATATACAATTTTTCATGGGCAAGAGATCCAGGTGTTTATGGGTATTTCGGTAACATGAAAGAACAACAAGCGCCAGACTGTTCTTGTTATGTAAAAGAGGGGCCGTTCGTTGGAACATCAAAAAACATCGATTTTATTAGATATGCAGATGTACTACTTTGGAAAGCGGAAGCTTTAATTCAATTAAACCAAATCTCTCAAGGAGTTTCAATTATAAATCAAATAAGAACTCGAGCAAATAATAGTAAAAATAGACCAATTAATGCTGGAGCTTCTGACGTTTATAATATTAAAACTTATCCATTAACACTTTCTAAAGATGAAGCTCTTAAAGCTTTAAAGTTTGAACGTCGATTAGAGTTTGCTATGGAAGGGTTTAGATTCTTTGATTTAGTGAGATGGGGTGATGCTGCTGAGGTTTTAAATGGATATATTGAAGTTGAGAAAACTAAAAGAAGCTTTTTATCTAATGCACGTTTTACAGCTGGAAGAGATGAATACTATCCAATTCCACAAAGAGAAATTGACGTAACTGGAGGTTTATATAAACAAAATCCAGGGTATTAA
- a CDS encoding GH32 C-terminal domain-containing protein, which produces MQSKNKIKFFITVLLLHLFIGSSSCTSNDDLKETTENPVKPNPTEPTIKNLKCTQQAEQSDYSIYKMGSNDKRIGDLMPIYDVASNKFYLYYLKDIWDDNSNQRHPWYALSTVDFSSYNEINQEILSSSSQRCDQDFAIGSGSIFVKDKVYYGFYTGHNPNFPSSCVTTKEGIMLATSTNPEAGFTKNKSFTTIYAPKGLQFDEQDNFRDPYVFEDSGTYFMLISARARVGGVFKGVLVYYTSKDLMSWKYDGIFYDGGTRNYFFMETAQVFKMGSTYYLLYSDIDSRRVVYRKSSSATGPWVQPNGSEFLDGKDFYAAKAVSNGKDAFIMGWTPKTENNLDSGVKTWGGNLVVHKLSQKSNTDLNLSIPDAIRNGISTNLPLEINRKVGGFEKVDANKESYKLTSTSSNNVSAIFYEPIDAPRYLISTTVSFSNSNRDFGFFLGACDQSNNVISLRFVPGENKIRLDKTTRSTLSSTTTSYNETSFQLEPNIDYDVKVVIENSIVVIYVNNQVALTSRVYKAPNTSWGVFADNSSVVFKTITVTKP; this is translated from the coding sequence ATGCAATCAAAAAATAAAATAAAATTCTTTATAACTGTACTTCTGTTGCACCTCTTTATTGGGTCAAGCAGTTGCACATCAAATGATGATCTTAAAGAGACCACTGAAAACCCAGTTAAACCTAATCCAACCGAGCCAACAATTAAAAATTTGAAGTGCACGCAGCAAGCAGAACAATCAGATTATTCTATTTATAAAATGGGATCAAATGATAAGCGCATAGGTGATTTAATGCCTATTTATGATGTTGCTTCTAATAAGTTTTACTTATATTATTTAAAGGATATTTGGGACGATAATTCAAACCAAAGACATCCATGGTATGCGCTATCAACAGTTGATTTTTCATCCTATAATGAGATAAATCAAGAAATATTGAGTTCTAGTTCGCAAAGATGCGATCAAGACTTTGCAATCGGTTCAGGTTCGATTTTTGTAAAAGACAAAGTTTACTATGGTTTTTACACGGGGCATAATCCTAATTTCCCATCAAGTTGTGTTACTACTAAAGAAGGTATAATGCTGGCAACTTCAACTAATCCTGAAGCGGGATTTACAAAAAACAAATCGTTTACAACCATTTATGCGCCTAAAGGCCTTCAGTTTGATGAACAAGATAATTTTCGAGATCCTTATGTTTTTGAAGATTCTGGGACCTACTTCATGCTAATCAGTGCTAGAGCTAGAGTTGGAGGTGTTTTTAAAGGGGTATTAGTCTACTATACATCCAAAGATTTAATGTCTTGGAAATACGACGGTATTTTTTACGATGGTGGTACAAGGAATTACTTTTTTATGGAAACAGCTCAAGTTTTCAAAATGGGTAGTACGTATTATTTACTCTATTCTGATATTGATTCACGAAGAGTTGTATATAGAAAAAGTAGCTCAGCTACCGGTCCATGGGTACAACCCAACGGTTCTGAATTTTTAGATGGGAAAGATTTTTATGCAGCAAAAGCTGTAAGCAACGGAAAAGATGCATTCATAATGGGTTGGACTCCAAAAACCGAAAACAATTTGGATTCTGGTGTAAAAACTTGGGGAGGCAATCTAGTAGTTCATAAATTGTCACAAAAATCAAATACAGATTTGAATTTGAGTATACCTGATGCTATTAGGAATGGTATTTCAACTAATCTTCCTTTAGAAATAAACAGGAAGGTTGGTGGTTTTGAAAAAGTAGACGCAAATAAAGAGTCGTATAAGCTAACTAGTACATCATCTAACAATGTTTCCGCTATTTTTTATGAACCAATTGATGCGCCGAGGTATTTGATATCAACTACAGTATCCTTTTCCAATTCTAATAGGGATTTTGGCTTTTTTCTTGGAGCTTGTGACCAAAGTAACAACGTGATAAGTTTGCGTTTTGTACCTGGAGAAAATAAGATAAGATTAGATAAAACAACAAGATCAACCTTGTCTAGTACAACAACTTCATACAATGAAACTTCTTTCCAATTAGAGCCAAATATAGATTATGATGTTAAAGTGGTTATTGAAAATTCCATAGTGGTAATCTATGTTAATAATCAAGTTGCCCTAACATCAAGAGTTTACAAAGCACCAAATACATCTTGGGGTGTATTTGCAGATAATAGTTCTGTTGTTTTTAAAACAATAACAGTGACTAAGCCTTAG
- a CDS encoding DUF4960 domain-containing protein: MNQIIKRISMFFTFYFLLSIVSSCDNLELASITPTIAQKVSGLKVELKGDDAVLTWTNPANVKSIVILHSNGTSTVEEAVATWSYGIIDVNKDYFFTVKTKDVDGNLSLGETVYLRREGPEAVKNFKAVQEGKDLVLTWDLAQSGLKKIELLINGSLVTLPGTATSHKVLNVSAGNYALKINVFNSTDVISPSRKLDFLVSFKIRKIAFLGAAAENTPQAWNNVNGSDFTLDDDETAAQWFPSLANDLTQVYYHSFTDVANGEVDLSIYDAIWIQFDGGWWGDRVAQFPKNGANCIIGEGPADGPPCSDLADKLINKVKTYYQAGGNILVGNFAVFILDDIGVVDANGIPNQAWGGTGYESWATADAWTGTWTASTSSPYFSGVSTSTSSCAGTNFETLAAGTKKKNRVAQYNMDFGPWKTGTLEQTRSKFESMVGGNILWGNCGGNEVWGVEWAPKGNSGTVVCAIGGTWDWELGGVPNGNNMKIITKNILSHLADLGLAN, from the coding sequence ATGAATCAAATTATTAAAAGAATATCGATGTTTTTTACATTCTATTTCTTGTTATCGATAGTATCATCGTGTGACAATTTAGAATTAGCCTCAATAACACCAACAATTGCACAAAAAGTGAGTGGATTGAAGGTTGAATTAAAAGGCGACGATGCAGTTCTGACTTGGACTAATCCAGCCAATGTTAAAAGTATAGTAATACTTCACTCAAATGGGACTAGTACAGTAGAAGAAGCTGTTGCCACTTGGAGTTACGGTATAATTGATGTAAATAAAGATTATTTTTTTACTGTAAAAACTAAAGATGTAGATGGTAATTTATCTTTAGGCGAAACAGTGTATTTGCGTAGAGAGGGACCTGAAGCAGTTAAAAATTTTAAGGCTGTTCAGGAAGGAAAAGATTTGGTTTTAACATGGGATTTGGCTCAGTCAGGTCTTAAAAAGATTGAGTTATTAATTAATGGAAGTCTAGTAACACTTCCTGGCACAGCAACTTCACACAAGGTATTAAATGTAAGCGCGGGGAATTATGCTCTTAAAATTAATGTTTTCAATAGTACGGATGTTATCTCTCCTTCAAGAAAATTAGACTTTTTAGTAAGTTTTAAGATTAGAAAAATTGCATTTTTAGGCGCTGCAGCTGAGAATACTCCACAGGCTTGGAATAATGTAAACGGCAGTGATTTTACACTTGATGATGACGAAACAGCTGCACAATGGTTTCCAAGTTTGGCAAATGATTTAACACAGGTTTATTATCATTCATTTACAGACGTAGCTAATGGTGAAGTAGATTTAAGTATTTATGATGCAATTTGGATACAGTTCGATGGCGGCTGGTGGGGAGATAGAGTTGCCCAATTCCCTAAAAATGGTGCCAACTGTATTATTGGCGAAGGCCCTGCAGATGGTCCTCCATGTTCAGACTTAGCAGATAAGTTAATCAACAAAGTTAAGACGTATTATCAAGCGGGTGGTAATATACTTGTGGGTAATTTTGCGGTTTTTATTTTGGATGATATTGGAGTAGTTGATGCTAATGGAATCCCTAATCAAGCTTGGGGAGGAACCGGATATGAGTCTTGGGCAACAGCAGACGCATGGACAGGTACTTGGACGGCAAGTACTTCAAGCCCATATTTTTCAGGAGTAAGTACTAGTACAAGTAGTTGTGCAGGTACAAATTTTGAAACGTTAGCAGCTGGTACAAAAAAGAAAAACAGAGTGGCTCAATATAATATGGATTTTGGCCCATGGAAAACAGGGACATTAGAGCAAACAAGATCTAAATTTGAATCTATGGTTGGAGGTAATATACTTTGGGGTAATTGTGGTGGAAATGAAGTTTGGGGAGTAGAATGGGCTCCAAAAGGAAATTCTGGAACTGTAGTTTGCGCCATAGGTGGTACTTGGGACTGGGAACTAGGTGGTGTGCCTAATGGCAATAATATGAAGATTATTACTAAAAATATTTTAAGTCATTTAGCTGATTTAGGTCTTGCAAACTAG
- a CDS encoding carbohydrate kinase family protein encodes MEKKYALSAVSYGEVLFDLFPTHKKIGGAPLNVAIRMKSLGVQSKIISKIGLDQEGQEIIDYLQSKEIDTNYIQKSKDYRTGVVHVMINEKGNASYDIAYPSAWDKIEQDEDLLSLVSNTDVLIFGSLICRDEVSRNTLFTIIHHSNYSVFDVNLRQPYYTKENLIELMKASDFIKLNDEELLEISQMLNSPFHSFEQNIRFIASQMGTSQICVTKGAFGAVLFYNDKFYYNSGYFIKVADTVGAGDSFLASLVTKILRGDSPQKALNFACAIGALVASKEGANPEISEKEIKKFMMLKEFKNSVQ; translated from the coding sequence ATGGAAAAAAAATATGCACTTAGTGCGGTTAGTTATGGCGAGGTTTTATTTGATTTATTTCCAACTCATAAAAAAATTGGTGGGGCTCCACTCAATGTAGCAATACGAATGAAATCGTTAGGAGTACAATCAAAAATAATCAGTAAAATTGGTTTAGATCAAGAGGGTCAAGAGATAATTGATTATTTGCAATCTAAAGAAATTGATACAAATTACATCCAAAAATCAAAAGATTATAGGACAGGAGTGGTTCATGTAATGATTAATGAAAAAGGGAATGCTTCCTATGACATTGCCTACCCTTCAGCTTGGGATAAAATTGAACAAGATGAAGATTTACTTTCTTTAGTTTCAAACACAGATGTGCTTATTTTTGGCAGTTTAATTTGCAGAGATGAGGTTTCGAGAAATACCTTATTTACTATTATTCATCATTCAAATTACTCAGTTTTTGATGTTAATTTGAGACAACCTTACTACACCAAAGAAAATTTAATAGAATTAATGAAAGCCTCTGATTTTATTAAACTAAATGATGAGGAGTTGCTTGAAATATCTCAAATGCTAAACTCACCATTTCATTCATTTGAACAGAATATCCGTTTTATAGCTTCCCAAATGGGAACTAGTCAAATATGTGTAACGAAAGGTGCGTTTGGGGCTGTTTTGTTTTATAATGACAAGTTTTATTATAACAGTGGGTATTTTATAAAAGTTGCAGATACAGTAGGGGCTGGGGATTCGTTTTTAGCTTCTTTAGTAACAAAAATTTTGCGTGGAGATTCTCCACAAAAAGCGTTGAATTTTGCATGTGCAATAGGGGCACTTGTTGCTTCAAAAGAAGGGGCTAATCCTGAAATTTCAGAAAAAGAAATTAAAAAATTCATGATGTTGAAAGAGTTTAAAAATAGTGTGCAATAG
- a CDS encoding type II toxin-antitoxin system antitoxin SocA domain-containing protein, translating into MRIRIMKNQTEMNTKLSKKQIGQRVTELRKMKGLSQEDLAKSVKISRSSLAQIELGNRGVDILELQKLSLKLEFSLDEFMSKDFNVTQDVEGKIESKSKEDNERISVPTLQVNKFKNVLLYILERCAGKPNVGETVLYKLLYFSDFNYYELYEEHLTGAKYRKLPFGPVPQKLDTIINQMIDKEQLQRVKTEYHGYPQTRYLPLEKADLTELKASEKEIIDRVIEQMSDWSASAISNYSHKDMPWLASKDGEEINYELAFYRDTPFSVRNYGEENEE; encoded by the coding sequence TTGCGCATCAGAATTATGAAAAACCAAACTGAAATGAACACAAAATTGTCAAAGAAGCAAATCGGACAAAGAGTTACAGAGCTTCGTAAAATGAAAGGATTATCTCAAGAGGATTTGGCTAAAAGTGTCAAGATTTCAAGGTCATCATTAGCTCAAATTGAATTAGGTAATAGAGGCGTAGACATACTTGAATTGCAAAAATTATCTTTGAAATTAGAATTTTCATTAGATGAATTTATGTCTAAAGACTTTAATGTAACTCAAGATGTTGAGGGGAAAATAGAATCAAAATCAAAAGAAGATAACGAACGTATATCCGTGCCAACTCTTCAAGTAAATAAATTTAAAAATGTATTGTTATATATCCTTGAAAGGTGTGCAGGAAAGCCGAATGTTGGAGAGACAGTACTCTATAAACTTTTATACTTTTCTGATTTCAATTATTATGAGTTGTATGAAGAGCACTTAACCGGAGCAAAATATCGTAAATTACCATTTGGACCCGTCCCTCAAAAATTGGATACAATTATAAATCAAATGATTGATAAAGAGCAGTTACAAAGGGTAAAAACAGAATATCATGGATATCCACAAACTCGTTATCTTCCTTTAGAGAAAGCAGATTTAACGGAATTGAAAGCAAGTGAAAAAGAAATAATTGATCGAGTAATTGAACAAATGAGTGATTGGTCTGCATCTGCAATTAGTAATTACTCTCATAAAGATATGCCTTGGTTAGCATCTAAAGATGGAGAAGAAATTAATTATGAACTAGCGTTTTATAGAGACACACCTTTCTCTGTGAGAAACTACGGAGAAGAAAATGAAGAATAA
- a CDS encoding DUF2188 domain-containing protein, whose amino-acid sequence MAKGKNQYVVPTKEGWGVKGEGNNKLTVKTVTKAEAEKKGTSIAKNQKSELTVLGKNGKIQNKNSFGNDPNPPKDKKH is encoded by the coding sequence ATGGCAAAAGGGAAAAATCAATACGTTGTTCCAACTAAAGAGGGTTGGGGTGTCAAAGGCGAAGGAAATAATAAGTTAACCGTAAAAACGGTAACTAAAGCTGAAGCAGAAAAAAAAGGCACAAGTATCGCTAAGAATCAAAAATCTGAATTAACAGTACTTGGTAAGAACGGTAAAATTCAAAATAAAAATAGTTTTGGTAACGACCCGAATCCTCCAAAAGACAAAAAACACTAA
- a CDS encoding cupin domain-containing protein, producing the protein MKKSTLLFFLLIPFLGFTQKSDYTVSSYLLEGPKAPNTHYIGEAWLNNVLQGDAELNFNITKATFRKNSTLDWHKHSTPQVLIVVDGEGYYQERGKDAIIIKKGDVIRCGKDTEHWHTASKENLITYLALYDGSKPTVWTEPLTQEYYDSVAKKLSAEKK; encoded by the coding sequence ATGAAAAAATCAACTCTGCTTTTTTTCCTGTTAATTCCATTTTTAGGGTTTACACAAAAGTCTGATTATACGGTATCTTCATATTTGCTTGAGGGACCAAAAGCACCAAATACGCATTACATTGGTGAAGCGTGGTTAAATAACGTGCTTCAAGGTGATGCCGAATTGAATTTCAATATTACTAAAGCAACTTTTAGAAAAAATTCCACCCTTGATTGGCATAAACATTCAACACCACAAGTGCTTATAGTTGTAGATGGGGAAGGTTATTATCAAGAAAGAGGAAAAGATGCCATTATTATAAAAAAAGGAGATGTTATAAGATGTGGTAAAGACACCGAGCACTGGCACACAGCCAGTAAGGAAAACCTGATTACTTATTTAGCTTTATATGATGGGTCAAAACCGACTGTATGGACTGAACCATTAACTCAAGAATATTATGATAGCGTTGCGAAAAAATTAAGTGCTGAAAAGAAATAA